In Raphanus sativus cultivar WK10039 chromosome 5, ASM80110v3, whole genome shotgun sequence, the following proteins share a genomic window:
- the LOC108838710 gene encoding S-protein homolog 5-like, which translates to MASSRNQNFIFMLISVLIILATMSFTSALFSAKHVVIVNKLVTRATLIVHCMNKSEDKGVISLGPGDSFDFRFRVNLRKTTVYTCSFAWPGNTATFDIFRADRDDNPQSKVGVCSECIWSIYEPAPCRDRRDGGQPNCFPWAS; encoded by the exons ATGGCTTCCTCAAggaatcaaaattttatttttatgctaATTTCAGTTTTGATTATCCTCGCAACCATGTCATTTACTTCTGCGCTCTTCTCAGCAAAACATGTTGTGATTGTCAACAAACTTGTAACGCGTGCGACATTGATTGTGCATTGCATGAACAAAAGTGAAGATAAGGGAGTGATTTCACTCGGACCTGGAGATAGTTTTGATTTCAGATTTCGTGTTAACCTTCGCAAAACAACAGTATACACTTGTAGTTTTGCTTGGCCTGGCAATACAGCAacatttgatatttttagaGCTGATAGAGATGATAATCCACAAAGCAAAGTTGGAGTTTGTAGCGAATGTATTTGGAGCATTTACGAGCCAGCACCATGTAG GGATAGACGCGATGGAGGCCAACCTAACTGCTTTCCATGGgcttcttaa